The DNA segment CTCAATGCACTGAGCAAAAATAAAAAAGAGGCTTTGAATGTTTAAAAGACCGGTGTTCTCGGAGTTTCTGAAAAGATGCAGGGCAAAGCGGAACTTTATCCAGGTACTTTCAGGCCCCAGGCAAACAGGAAAGACTACCCTGGTCAGGCAGATGATGCAGGAGATTTCGGTTCCAGTTCATTATGCCTCAGCGGATGAACCGCTGCTAAAGGACCGGGCTTGGCTGACGCAGCAATGGGAGACTGCAAGGGCGCTGTGCAGGAATCGTGAAGGATTGGTTGTTCTGGACGAAATCCAGAAAATTCAGGACTGGTCCGAGACAGTCAAGCGGCTCTGGGACGAGGACACAGCTTCCGGAAGCGGGTTGAGAGCAGTAATTCTCGGCTCATCCCCGCTGTTGGTCCGTAAAGGCTTATCAGACAGCCTAGCCGGCAGATTCGAAACAATTCCTGTCACGCATTGGTCGTTTCCAGAAATGAAGGCTGCTTTCGGCTGGGATCTGCTGAAATACATATATTATGGAGGCTATCCGGGGAGCGCCGCGCTGATCGAGGATCACGAACGATGGAGGCATTATATCCTGGATTCATTGATCGAAACCACGGTTTCCAGAGACATTCTGCTTATGAACCGGGTGGAAAAACCTGTTCTGCTGCGCAGGCTGTTTGAGCTTGGCTGCACATATTCCGGTCAGGTGCTGTCTTATCAGAAAATGCTCGGGCAATTGCAGGACGCCGGCAATACGACCACTCTGGCCCATTACCTGGAATTGCTTGATTCCGCAGGGCTGCTCACAGGGCTCCAGAAATTTTACGGTGATGCTGCAAGAACGAGGTCTTCCAGCCCCAAGTTCATGGTCTACAACACCGCCCTTTTAAGTGCACTCTCGTCCCATTCATATGAAGCTGCAGTCGGACAGCCTGAAATCTTTGGACGGCTGGTGGAATCTGCGGTTGGCGCGACGCTGTTAAACGGGGCAAAGGGAAAGAGGCTGGAAGTTTATTACTGGGCAGGCGGAAACCGGGAAGTGGATTTTGTGCTTCGATCCGGAAAAACAGTGACTGCGATTGAAGTGAAAAGCGGTAGAAAAAAAACCTCACTTCAGGGCCTGGAACAATTCAACGGGAAATTCAGGGTTGATCATACTTTGCTGGTCGGCACAGGAGGCATTCCATTGGAAACATTTTTAGCAAGCCCGGTTGAAGAATGGGTGACTTCGATCCAGTAAGGCTCGATGAAATAGCCGTTTGAGATGCAGAGGGATTTTTTTGTGCCTGAATTTCTTTGATCAGCTCTGCTCTTTTTTCAGCGACAGTATAATTATCCCTGTCATGATCAGGGCCATGCCTGAGAGTTTCGGGATCGGCAGGGATTCTCCCAGAATCAGCACAGACATCAGAGTGGTGAGAGCAGGCTCCAGGGAGAGGAAGATGCCAAGCAGGTAGTTCTCTACTTTGCCTGACACATAGGAGAGCAAAGTGAAGAAAGCTACTGTGCCGATCAGGACCAGGCCCAGGAAATGCAGGGCTACTTCGGGTCTGAGCGGGATCAGGCCTGAGAAATGATAAGGGTCGATGCCTGAGCGGATCACCAGCGCATCCAGGATTACTGCAGCCAGGGCTCCCACCATGAACACATAGAAGTTCACCACTGCTGTGGAGAGATTTCTCAGCTTGTACCAGCGGTGGCAGATTACGCCTGTGCCGAACAGATTGCCTGAGACTATCGCTGTGACGATCCCGATCAGCGAGGCGTCCGCCTTGTCCCAGAGGAGCAGGGCCAGGCCTGTCAGCACTATGGCGAGCGAGATGTAAGCCCGGCCGCTGGGCTTTTCAGAGAGGATCAGATACCCATACAACATGTTGGAGACTGGATAGAGGAAAAAGAGGAAAGTGGCGAAACCTGCCGGAGTGCCGATGCAGATGCTGTAGAAGAACATCAGCATTGCGGCGAAAGTGGGCACCAGGCCATGGTAAATTAAAACAAGCCAGGGGAGCGGCGCTGCGGCCCGGATTTGCTGGCGGTTTTCGTTGACTGAGGATTGCCTGGCGTCAGTTTCCACGAAAGTGAACCAGCGGCGCTTATACAGGAAATAGAAGAAGATGGCGGCAAAGAACAGGCGCCATTTCAGGAGCGAGAGCGGGTAGGCTATGCCTGCCCTGGAAAGGCCTGAGACGAAGATCGCGATGGTCGATCCGCAGAAAGAAGTCAGGAAGCAGAGGAGCAGGGTGCGAGTTTTCACGGTGTTATCATATCACAGGAACTGACTATTGGTAACCTGATACCCTGCTATGCTAAAATAATGGCCTGGAAGATTTTGATAAATCAATAAATTGCCGGAGGTACCATGAAGAAGAACGGAACTGAAATGGAGCGGGAAACAGGGAAGGGAAAAGCCAGAGCCTCCAGCAGGCCTGAGACAGCTTACCTGCCGCTCAACCTCAAGCTGACTCACAAAGTCGCTGACATGACGCTCGCAGAACTGGGCAGGAAAGAGATGCAGCTTGCAGAGCGCGAGATGCCGGGGCTGATGGCTGTGCGCGAAAAGTACGGCCCCAAGAAACCGTTGAAAGGGCTGAAACTGACCGGCAGCCTGCATATGACGATCCAGACGGCCATGCTGATCGAGACACTCAAGGTGCTGGGAGCGGACATCCGCTGGGCTTCCTGCAATATCTTCTCAACCCAGGACGAGGCTGCGGCAGCGATCGTCAGAGCCGGAACAGCCGCAGTCTTCGCCTGGAAGGGCGAGACACTGGAAGAATACTGGTGGTGCACTGAGCAGGCCCTGACCTGGCCTGACGGCTCAGGCCCAGACCTGATCGTGGACGACGGCGGTGACGCCACGCTGCTCGTGCATTACGGCGTGAAAGCCGAGCGCAAGCCTGCCATCCTGGACGGGAAAGCGGACAACAAGGAATTCGCGATCGTGATGGACAGGGTCAGAGAGTCAATCGACAGGAATCCCAAGCACTGGACCAGGATCGCTTCCAAAATCAGGGGCGTGTCCGAAGAGACCACGACAGGCGTGCACAGGCTGTATCAGATGAAGGAAAAGAACGAGCTGCTCTTCCCTGCGATCAATGTGAACGATTCTGTCACAAAATCCAAGTTCGACAATTTATACGGCTGCCGCGAATCCCTGGCTGACGGCATCAAGCGCGCCACAGATATCATGGTGGCAGGCAAAACTGTGGTGATCTGCGGATATGGCGATGTGGGCAAGGGCTGCTCCCAGTCCATGCGCGGCTTCGGAGCCAGAGTGGTAGTGACTGAGATCGACCCGATCTGCGCCCTGCAGGCGGCCATGGCAGGATTCGAAGTCACGACTCTGGAAGAAGTGGTTTCCCAGGGCGACATTTTTGTCACCACCACAGGAAACTGCAGGGTGATCGCAGGATCGCACATGGAGAAGATGAAGGACGAGGCGATTGTCTGCAACATCGGGCATTTCGACAGCGAGATCGACATGCATTACCTGGAAACCACCAAAGGCTGCAGAAAGTTGAACATCAAGCCCCAGGTGGACCGCTGGACCCTTAAATCCGGCCGTTCCATCTTAATACTGGCCGAAGGCAGGCTGGTGAATCTCGGCTGCGCCAAGGGACACCCGAGCTTCGTGATGAGCACCAGTTTCACAAACCAGTGCCTGGCTCAGATCGAACTGGCCACCAAAAAGCACGACCTGAATGTGTTCACAATCAGCAAGAAGCTGGACGAGGAAGTCGCCAGGCTGCATCTGGGCCGGCTCGGCGTGAAACTGACCAAGCTGAGCAAGGAGCAGGCGGACTACTTGAGTGTGCCGGTAGAAGGGCCGTACAAGGCAGAGAACTACAGATATTAATGTTGAATGCTGAATTACAGATATTGCTAATGCTGTTTTCTTCCCATTCAACATTTATAATTTAAAATTAAAAATTATTGTTCTAAAAAAACAGACTGTGGCCCAGTCTGTTTTTTTCTTGTAGACCTCACGACCGTGTGATAAAATCCATTAAAATCTGTTATCAAACCCTCGAATGAAGAGGGTTTGAAACGGCTTTTAAAATCAGGAATAATACGGGTCGTGAAAAAACTTTTTAACGCACACCTGTCTTTCCCCAAACCTGTCAAAACCATCCCTGCTGATATCGTGATTATCGGATCCGGACTCGCCGGTCTGATGGCGGCAGTCGCCTGCGCCGAATCAGGCCTGAATCCAGTGATCCTGACCAGGGAGAAAAAGCTCTCCAGTTCGTCGTCGCTCGCCCAGGGAGGCATCGCCTGCGTCTGGGACGATCCGGACAGCCTGCAGGATCATTACCAGGACACCCTGAAGGCCGGTTATTACTACAACAACCGGGAAGCCGTGAAAATCCTGGTGGAAGAGGGGCAGCAGGTGGTCACTTCTTTGGTCCGGCTGGGCATGAAATTCGATGACAAGAATCGGATCATAGAACTCGGGCAGGAAGGGGCGCATTCATTCAGGCGGATTCTGCATGCCGGAGGGGACGCCACAGGCTGGAATCTGGTGCAGTTTTTGATGGGCATGGTGCACAACCAGGGACGGACCAGGATCGTGGAAGAGGCTTTCGTCTACGATCTGGCGATCGAAGACTGCGAATGCAGGGGGGTTTTTTCCACTTCTGAAGAGGGGCCGGTTTTCTGGAACAGTAAAGCTGTGATCGTGGCTTCAGGCGGCTTCGGCCAGATCTACAGATACACCACCCAGGCAGAGACGAATTACGGCGAAATTTTAGCTGAAACATTCCTGCATGGTGCCACTATTTCGGACATGGAATTTGTCCAGTTCCACCCCACTGCGTTTGTAGGCGAGGATGGCACGACATTTCTGATCACTGAAGCCTTGCGCGGCGAAGGCGCGTATCTGCTCAATGAAAAAGGCGAGCGCTTCATGAACGGTGTGCACGAACTGATGGAGCTCGCGCCCCGCGATATAGTATCCAGAGCCATAGTGGCGCAGAAAAAAGCTTTCATCGATGCCAGGCATCTCCCCGGGAAATTTCTGACCGAGCGTTTCCCCACGATTTTCAACAACTGCCTCAGGAAGGGATATGACCTGAGAACCCAGCTCCTGCCGATCCGGCCGGTGGCACATTACACAATCGGCGGGCTGAAGACCGACCTCTGCGGAGGATCCGATATCGCCGGACTTTACGCCTGTGGAGAGGCCGCAAATGTAGGGTGCCACGGGGCCAACCGGCTGGCCAGCAATTCCCTGCTCGAAGCACTGGTGTTCGGGCGCAGAGCCGGATTCGCGGCCGGAAAGTTCAGCCGCCATGGCCATCTCTCGGACAGGATCGGATCCACCGGGCGCGGCAGGAAGTTCAGCTGTCGGGACAGTGAAAAATTCAGAAATCTGATGACAGAGATCACCGGAGTGATCAGGGAAGGGACTAAACTACAGGAACTGGTGGATGGGATTGAGCGGAAATTAGGCGAATTTTCGGAAACCGGAGTCAGTTTTGGCGGACTGCCTGGATATTACAGGCTGATCAATTCATACCTGGTGGCAAAGAGTGCCCTGCTGAGGGCAGAAAGCCGGGGAGTGCATTTTCGGAAAGATTTTCCGCAGACAGACCCCAGATGGAGCAAAAGGATGAATTTCAATATTGAAAAGGGGATTACCTATGAAAAAGTTGATTGCGGACCGGAATCAGGTCGGTCGTCTGATCGCTGAATGTGCGAAACGGGTGGCCGGACTGACCGGAGCAGAAAAAGTCGTTTTCTTAGGCATCCAGACCAGGGGAGTGATTCTGGCTCAGCGGCTGATTGAGCAGTTGAAAAAACTGAAGAAGGGAAAATTTCCTCTGGGTACCCTGGACATCACCCTTTACCGTGACGACTTCACCCAGCTGGGAAAGCATCCGGTGGTGAAGGAGACCAGGATTGATTTCGACATCGAGGATAAGACCGTGATCCTGGTGGATGACGTATTATACACCGGCCGGACGATCAGGGCGGCCCTGGACGAGATCATCGATTTCGGCAGGCCTTCCCGCATAATGCTGCTGGTGCTGGTCGACAGGGGAGGCAGGGAACTGCCGATCCAGCCGGATATCTTCGGAGAATTAGTGGAAGCAGGGGACAACACAGACATCAGACTGATGCTTTCTGAAACCGACGGCGAGGATGCGATTTACATTGTAGAAGAGGAGGGTAGATGATGGAGAAAGGCCTGCATGACATCGAGAATCTCACCCGGGAGGACCTGGAGCTGGTGCTTCAGACCAGCGACACTTTCCTGGAGATCTGCACCAGGAAAGTGAAGAAGATCCCGACTCTGAGGGGAAAAACCATTTGCCTGTTCTTTATCGAACCGTCCACCAGGACCAGGATTTCTTTTGAGATAGCTGCCAAGCGGATGAGCGCGGATGTGATCAATTTCACGGCTTCCACCAGCAGCCTGCAGAAGGGAGAGTCGCTCACAGACACTGTCAAGACGATCATGGCAATGGGAGTCGACCTTTTCGTGCTCAGGCATTCAGCGCCAGGTTCTTCCCGCAAGGTGGAGCAGGTGGCTGGAGTGCCTGTGATCAACGGCGGAGACGGCCCGCATGCCCACCCCACACAAGCCATGCTTGACCTTTATACGATTTACAGGCACAAGAAAAAGTTCCAGGATCTGAAGGTTGCCATCATCGGAGACATCTTCCATTCCAGGGTGGCGCGCTCCAATATTTTTTCCCTGACCAAGATGGGAGTGGACGTTACGCTCTGCGGCCCGCCGACACTGATCCCCAAGGAAATTGAAAAGCTCGGCGTCAGGGTCACCTACTCGGTCGAGGACGCCTGCAGGAACGCTGACGTGATCATGTGCCTCAGGATGCAGCTTGAGCGTCAGCAGAGCGGACTTTTCCCTTCGATGAGGGAATACATCCAGCTCTTCCGCATCGACGACCGGCGCTTCGCTCTTGCCAAGGACGACGCCATCATCATGCACCCGGGTCCGATGAACCGGGGGATCGAGATCACTCCTGAGATCGCTTATCATCCCCGCTCAGTGATCGAGGAACAGGTCACGAACGGGGTAGCGGTACGGATGGCTCTGTTTTATCTGCTGCTGGGGAGGGGAAATGAAGAAATTACTGATTAAAAACGCCAGAGTGCTGAGCCCTGAGGACGGGATCGACGAAATTCTGGACATAGTGATCAGGGACCGGAAAATCGAGAAGATCGGAAAACGGCTGACCGGGGACGAAACCATGGACATGGCGGGACTGGTGGTCTGCCCTGGATTCATAGACATGCACGTTCATCTGCGGGAGCCTGGTTACGAGGAAAAGGAAACCGTCTATACAGGCACCAAGGCCGGACTGAGGGGCGGATTCATTGCTCTGGCCTGCATGGCCAACACCAAACCTGTGGCAGACAACAGAGCCACGCTCGAATTCATCCTCAACCAGAATCAGAAGGCCGGATTCCTGAAATTGTACCCGATCGGAGCTGTGACCAAGGGGCAGAAGGGCGAGGAACTGGCCGAGATCGCCGATATTTACGCTGCCGGCGCAGTCGCGATTTCCGATGACGGTAAAGGGATCAATTCCTGCGCCATCATGAGGAGAGCCCTGGAATACAACAAAATGTTCCATGGCCCGCTGATCGTGCATGCAGAGGAGCAGACCCTGGCCAAAGACGGCATGATGAACGAGGGGCTCGTTGCCTCGCTGCTCGGTTTCCACGGCATACCCAGGGAAGCCGAAGACGTGATCGTAGCCAGGGACCTGGAACTGATCGCTTCCACAGATTCGAGCGTGCATTTCGCCCACGTTTCCACGCTCCGCTCCACAGCCCTGATCAGGGAGGCCAAGAAAAAAGGTCTGCCTGTCAGCGCTGAAGTCACCCCGCATCATCTGCTGCTCACAGATACGGCTGTCAAGAGCTTTGACACAAACACCAAGGTCAATCCCCCCCTGCGCACTCTGAACGACATCGAAGCGCTCTGCGAAGGCCTGCGCGACGGCACGATCGATGCCATCGCCTCAGACCATGCGCCGCACACTTTCGAGGACAAGGACTGTGAATACAGTTTCGCTCCCTTCGGCATCTCAGGGGTTGAGACAAGCGTACCCCTGATGCTTACATATATCGTGAAAAAAGGTGTGCTCACACTGGGCGACTTTGTGCGGAAGGTCTCAGTGAACCCGGCGAAGATCCTGCACCTGCCCTTAGGGACGATCAGGGAAGGCACAGAAGCCAACCTGACAGTGCTGGATCTGGAGGCTTCCGGTGAAGTCGATCCCGAGATCTTCCTGTCCAAAGGCAGGAACACTCCATTCAAGGGCTGGAAATACACAGGCAGGGCTGTATATGCGATCGTGGATGGCAGGGTCAATAAGATAGGTTAGTAAGTTTATAAGTTTGTAAGATTCGGAAAAGCATTTTAACTTGTAAACTTACCCTCTTACCAACTTA comes from the Candidatus Wallbacteria bacterium genome and includes:
- a CDS encoding ATP-binding protein codes for the protein MFKRPVFSEFLKRCRAKRNFIQVLSGPRQTGKTTLVRQMMQEISVPVHYASADEPLLKDRAWLTQQWETARALCRNREGLVVLDEIQKIQDWSETVKRLWDEDTASGSGLRAVILGSSPLLVRKGLSDSLAGRFETIPVTHWSFPEMKAAFGWDLLKYIYYGGYPGSAALIEDHERWRHYILDSLIETTVSRDILLMNRVEKPVLLRRLFELGCTYSGQVLSYQKMLGQLQDAGNTTTLAHYLELLDSAGLLTGLQKFYGDAARTRSSSPKFMVYNTALLSALSSHSYEAAVGQPEIFGRLVESAVGATLLNGAKGKRLEVYYWAGGNREVDFVLRSGKTVTAIEVKSGRKKTSLQGLEQFNGKFRVDHTLLVGTGGIPLETFLASPVEEWVTSIQ
- the ahcY gene encoding adenosylhomocysteinase, producing the protein MKKNGTEMERETGKGKARASSRPETAYLPLNLKLTHKVADMTLAELGRKEMQLAEREMPGLMAVREKYGPKKPLKGLKLTGSLHMTIQTAMLIETLKVLGADIRWASCNIFSTQDEAAAAIVRAGTAAVFAWKGETLEEYWWCTEQALTWPDGSGPDLIVDDGGDATLLVHYGVKAERKPAILDGKADNKEFAIVMDRVRESIDRNPKHWTRIASKIRGVSEETTTGVHRLYQMKEKNELLFPAINVNDSVTKSKFDNLYGCRESLADGIKRATDIMVAGKTVVICGYGDVGKGCSQSMRGFGARVVVTEIDPICALQAAMAGFEVTTLEEVVSQGDIFVTTTGNCRVIAGSHMEKMKDEAIVCNIGHFDSEIDMHYLETTKGCRKLNIKPQVDRWTLKSGRSILILAEGRLVNLGCAKGHPSFVMSTSFTNQCLAQIELATKKHDLNVFTISKKLDEEVARLHLGRLGVKLTKLSKEQADYLSVPVEGPYKAENYRY
- the nadB gene encoding L-aspartate oxidase — protein: MKKLFNAHLSFPKPVKTIPADIVIIGSGLAGLMAAVACAESGLNPVILTREKKLSSSSSLAQGGIACVWDDPDSLQDHYQDTLKAGYYYNNREAVKILVEEGQQVVTSLVRLGMKFDDKNRIIELGQEGAHSFRRILHAGGDATGWNLVQFLMGMVHNQGRTRIVEEAFVYDLAIEDCECRGVFSTSEEGPVFWNSKAVIVASGGFGQIYRYTTQAETNYGEILAETFLHGATISDMEFVQFHPTAFVGEDGTTFLITEALRGEGAYLLNEKGERFMNGVHELMELAPRDIVSRAIVAQKKAFIDARHLPGKFLTERFPTIFNNCLRKGYDLRTQLLPIRPVAHYTIGGLKTDLCGGSDIAGLYACGEAANVGCHGANRLASNSLLEALVFGRRAGFAAGKFSRHGHLSDRIGSTGRGRKFSCRDSEKFRNLMTEITGVIREGTKLQELVDGIERKLGEFSETGVSFGGLPGYYRLINSYLVAKSALLRAESRGVHFRKDFPQTDPRWSKRMNFNIEKGITYEKVDCGPESGRSSDR
- a CDS encoding DMT family transporter codes for the protein MKTRTLLLCFLTSFCGSTIAIFVSGLSRAGIAYPLSLLKWRLFFAAIFFYFLYKRRWFTFVETDARQSSVNENRQQIRAAAPLPWLVLIYHGLVPTFAAMLMFFYSICIGTPAGFATFLFFLYPVSNMLYGYLILSEKPSGRAYISLAIVLTGLALLLWDKADASLIGIVTAIVSGNLFGTGVICHRWYKLRNLSTAVVNFYVFMVGALAAVILDALVIRSGIDPYHFSGLIPLRPEVALHFLGLVLIGTVAFFTLLSYVSGKVENYLLGIFLSLEPALTTLMSVLILGESLPIPKLSGMALIMTGIIILSLKKEQS
- a CDS encoding dihydroorotase, whose translation is MKKLLIKNARVLSPEDGIDEILDIVIRDRKIEKIGKRLTGDETMDMAGLVVCPGFIDMHVHLREPGYEEKETVYTGTKAGLRGGFIALACMANTKPVADNRATLEFILNQNQKAGFLKLYPIGAVTKGQKGEELAEIADIYAAGAVAISDDGKGINSCAIMRRALEYNKMFHGPLIVHAEEQTLAKDGMMNEGLVASLLGFHGIPREAEDVIVARDLELIASTDSSVHFAHVSTLRSTALIREAKKKGLPVSAEVTPHHLLLTDTAVKSFDTNTKVNPPLRTLNDIEALCEGLRDGTIDAIASDHAPHTFEDKDCEYSFAPFGISGVETSVPLMLTYIVKKGVLTLGDFVRKVSVNPAKILHLPLGTIREGTEANLTVLDLEASGEVDPEIFLSKGRNTPFKGWKYTGRAVYAIVDGRVNKIG
- the pyrR gene encoding bifunctional pyr operon transcriptional regulator/uracil phosphoribosyltransferase PyrR, with the translated sequence MKKLIADRNQVGRLIAECAKRVAGLTGAEKVVFLGIQTRGVILAQRLIEQLKKLKKGKFPLGTLDITLYRDDFTQLGKHPVVKETRIDFDIEDKTVILVDDVLYTGRTIRAALDEIIDFGRPSRIMLLVLVDRGGRELPIQPDIFGELVEAGDNTDIRLMLSETDGEDAIYIVEEEGR
- a CDS encoding aspartate carbamoyltransferase catalytic subunit; translation: MMEKGLHDIENLTREDLELVLQTSDTFLEICTRKVKKIPTLRGKTICLFFIEPSTRTRISFEIAAKRMSADVINFTASTSSLQKGESLTDTVKTIMAMGVDLFVLRHSAPGSSRKVEQVAGVPVINGGDGPHAHPTQAMLDLYTIYRHKKKFQDLKVAIIGDIFHSRVARSNIFSLTKMGVDVTLCGPPTLIPKEIEKLGVRVTYSVEDACRNADVIMCLRMQLERQQSGLFPSMREYIQLFRIDDRRFALAKDDAIIMHPGPMNRGIEITPEIAYHPRSVIEEQVTNGVAVRMALFYLLLGRGNEEITD